In one Bombus fervidus isolate BK054 chromosome 16, iyBomFerv1, whole genome shotgun sequence genomic region, the following are encoded:
- the LOC139995949 gene encoding sodium-coupled monocarboxylate transporter 1 isoform X1, whose translation MEDRQPNWSQDMLTVQEVSEMMRSFGIWDYAVFAFMLVACGFVGIYFGFIKKSSGEDEYLVGGRNMKTFPVSLSLIASFISGISLLGTPTEVYVHGVSYLCIGFGVIIVGFVTSGIYLPIFHELRLTSTYEYLEKRFDRKIRTLGSILFLIGIMTWLPIVIYVPALAFNQVTGVNVHVVTPFVCIVCIFYTCVGGLRAVVWTDFIQTFIMFGSMILIVVKGTSDVGGFSVVIGRNLESGRLELPTADWSPLTRHTIWSLVVGGFFHWLQVSVINQNMIQRYLALPTLKSARRALWTFIVGVLILIGICGYAGMLIYAWYHECDPLTTKLAGAKDQLLPLLVMNILNEFPGLPGLFVAGVFSAALSSLSTGLNSMAAVVLEDFVKPFRKTPLSPRAADILLKLTVVVLGATCVALVFVVEKTGSHVLQLSMNLSSITSGPSLGIFSMGILLPWVNAKGALIGGLSGLGFMGWISLSAEAAIASGRIKFDEKPVSTEGCYYSFPQVENLMLLEPPDTILDGDEFLPEPLALYRLSYLWYTVTGALVTMTIGLVVSLISSEKVEKLDPMLLAPFIRKLLKISGKEPHQEVENLEVHSLEIRRTGEEIAVESVSH comes from the exons ATGGAGGATCGTCAACCAAATTGGTCGCAAGACATGCTAACTGTACAGGAAGTCAGTGAAATGATGCGAAGTTTTGGTATATGGGATTATGCAGTTTTCGCGTTCATGTTGGTTGCTTGCGGCTTCGTTGGTATTTATTTCGGTTTTATTAAGAAATCATCAGGAGAAGACGAATACCTCGTGGGTGGTAGAAACATGAAGACATTCCCTGTTAGTTTGAGTCTTATAGCCAGCTTTATATCCG gtaTTTCATTATTGGGAACACCAACGGAAGTTTACGTACACGGTGTTAGTTACCTTTGTATTGGTTTCGGAGTAATTATCGTTGGTTTTGTCACGTCAGGAATTTATTTACCAATTTTCCATGAACTCAGACTTACAAGCACCTACGAATATCTCGAAAAACGTTTCGATAGGAAAATCAGAACATTAGGATCGATACTTTTCTTGATCGGCATC ATGACATGGCTTCCTATTGTTATTTACGTACCAGCGTTGGCTTTTAATCAAG TTACTGGAGTGAATGTACATGTAGTCACTCCGTTCGTATGTATCGTGTGCATTTTTTACACTTGTGTG GGTGGTTTACGAGCAGTAGTATGGACCGATTTTATTCAGACCTTCATAATGTTTGGCTCTATGATATTAATCGTCGTTAAGGGAACATCCGATGTAGGTGGATTTTCGGTAGTAATAGGAAGAAATCTAGAATCTGGAAGACTTGAATTACCCAC GGCAGATTGGAGTCCTCTTACGAGGCATACGATTTGGTCTCTCGTCGTTGGTGGTTTCTTTCATTGGTTGCAAGTATCCGTTATCAATCAGAACATGATACAAAGATATCTTGCATTGCCCACGTTAAAATCAGCTAGAAG AGCGCTTTGGACTTTTATAGTTGGAGTCTTGATTTTAATAGGAATATGCGGATACGCGGGAATGTTAATATATGCCTGGTACCATGAATGCGATCCACTTACAACAAAG TTAGCAGGTGCGAAGGATCAATTATTACCATTGCTTGTTATGAACATATTAAATGAATTTCCGGGTCTTCCGGGTCTCTTCGTCGCTGGAGTATTTAGCGCAGCATTGAG TTCTTTATCTACCGGTTTGAATTCGATGGCTGCAGTGGTGTTAGAAGATTTTGTTAAACCCTTTAGGAAAACGCCCCTCTCGCCAAGAGCTGcggatattttattaaaactcaCGGTAGTTGTCCTTGGGGCAACCTGTGTAGCGCTAGTATTTGTCGTCGAAAAAACAGGATCTCACGTATTGCAG CTATCTATGAACTTGTCCTCCATTACCAGTGGACCGTCTCTTGGAATTTTTAGCATGGGTATTTTATTGCCCTGGGTAAATGCCAAG GGTGCTCTGATAGGTGGTCTTTCTGGTTTGGGTTTTATGGGTTGGATTAGTCTTTCGGCAGAAGCAGCGATTGCTAGTGGAAGAATAAA ATTCGACGAGAAACCAGTCAGCACGGAAGGATGTTATTATTCGTTTCCTCAAGTAGAAAACTTAATGTTACTCGAGCCTCCAGACACGATTTTGGATGGTGACGAATTTCTTCC gGAACCTCTAGCGTTGTATCGTCTTAGTTATCTCTGGTACACCGTTACCGGTGCCTTAGTGACGATGACCATCGGACTAGTTGTGAGTCTGATCTCGTCcgaaaaagttgaaaaattggATCCAATGTTACTGGCCCcgtttataagaaaattattgaaaatatcggGCAAAGAACCTCATCAGGAG GTGGAGAATTTAGAAGTACACAGTTTGGAAATACGTAGAACCGGGGAGGAGATCGCGGTTGAAAGCGTATCACATTAG
- the LOC139995949 gene encoding sodium-coupled monocarboxylate transporter 1 isoform X2 — protein MEDRQPNWSQDMLTVQEVSEMMRSFGIWDYAVFAFMLVACGFVGIYFGFIKKSSGEDEYLVGGRNMKTFPVSLSLIASFISGISLLGTPTEVYVHGVSYLCIGFGVIIVGFVTSGIYLPIFHELRLTSTYEYLEKRFDRKIRTLGSILFLIGIMTWLPIVIYVPALAFNQVTGVNVHVVTPFVCIVCIFYTCVGGLRAVVWTDFIQTFIMFGSMILIVVKGTSDVGGFSVVIGRNLESGRLELPTADWSPLTRHTIWSLVVGGFFHWLQVSVINQNMIQRYLALPTLKSARRALWTFIVGVLILIGICGYAGMLIYAWYHECDPLTTKLAGAKDQLLPLLVMNILNEFPGLPGLFVAGVFSAALSSLSTGLNSMAAVVLEDFVKPFRKTPLSPRAADILLKLTVVVLGATCVALVFVVEKTGSHVLQLSMNLSSITSGPSLGIFSMGILLPWVNAKGALIGGLSGLGFMGWISLSAEAAIASGRIKFDEKPVSTEGCYYSFPQVENLMLLEPPDTILDGDEFLPEPLALYRLSYLWYTVTGALVTMTIGLVVSLISSEKVEKLDPMLLAPFIRKLLKISGKEPHQEASND, from the exons ATGGAGGATCGTCAACCAAATTGGTCGCAAGACATGCTAACTGTACAGGAAGTCAGTGAAATGATGCGAAGTTTTGGTATATGGGATTATGCAGTTTTCGCGTTCATGTTGGTTGCTTGCGGCTTCGTTGGTATTTATTTCGGTTTTATTAAGAAATCATCAGGAGAAGACGAATACCTCGTGGGTGGTAGAAACATGAAGACATTCCCTGTTAGTTTGAGTCTTATAGCCAGCTTTATATCCG gtaTTTCATTATTGGGAACACCAACGGAAGTTTACGTACACGGTGTTAGTTACCTTTGTATTGGTTTCGGAGTAATTATCGTTGGTTTTGTCACGTCAGGAATTTATTTACCAATTTTCCATGAACTCAGACTTACAAGCACCTACGAATATCTCGAAAAACGTTTCGATAGGAAAATCAGAACATTAGGATCGATACTTTTCTTGATCGGCATC ATGACATGGCTTCCTATTGTTATTTACGTACCAGCGTTGGCTTTTAATCAAG TTACTGGAGTGAATGTACATGTAGTCACTCCGTTCGTATGTATCGTGTGCATTTTTTACACTTGTGTG GGTGGTTTACGAGCAGTAGTATGGACCGATTTTATTCAGACCTTCATAATGTTTGGCTCTATGATATTAATCGTCGTTAAGGGAACATCCGATGTAGGTGGATTTTCGGTAGTAATAGGAAGAAATCTAGAATCTGGAAGACTTGAATTACCCAC GGCAGATTGGAGTCCTCTTACGAGGCATACGATTTGGTCTCTCGTCGTTGGTGGTTTCTTTCATTGGTTGCAAGTATCCGTTATCAATCAGAACATGATACAAAGATATCTTGCATTGCCCACGTTAAAATCAGCTAGAAG AGCGCTTTGGACTTTTATAGTTGGAGTCTTGATTTTAATAGGAATATGCGGATACGCGGGAATGTTAATATATGCCTGGTACCATGAATGCGATCCACTTACAACAAAG TTAGCAGGTGCGAAGGATCAATTATTACCATTGCTTGTTATGAACATATTAAATGAATTTCCGGGTCTTCCGGGTCTCTTCGTCGCTGGAGTATTTAGCGCAGCATTGAG TTCTTTATCTACCGGTTTGAATTCGATGGCTGCAGTGGTGTTAGAAGATTTTGTTAAACCCTTTAGGAAAACGCCCCTCTCGCCAAGAGCTGcggatattttattaaaactcaCGGTAGTTGTCCTTGGGGCAACCTGTGTAGCGCTAGTATTTGTCGTCGAAAAAACAGGATCTCACGTATTGCAG CTATCTATGAACTTGTCCTCCATTACCAGTGGACCGTCTCTTGGAATTTTTAGCATGGGTATTTTATTGCCCTGGGTAAATGCCAAG GGTGCTCTGATAGGTGGTCTTTCTGGTTTGGGTTTTATGGGTTGGATTAGTCTTTCGGCAGAAGCAGCGATTGCTAGTGGAAGAATAAA ATTCGACGAGAAACCAGTCAGCACGGAAGGATGTTATTATTCGTTTCCTCAAGTAGAAAACTTAATGTTACTCGAGCCTCCAGACACGATTTTGGATGGTGACGAATTTCTTCC gGAACCTCTAGCGTTGTATCGTCTTAGTTATCTCTGGTACACCGTTACCGGTGCCTTAGTGACGATGACCATCGGACTAGTTGTGAGTCTGATCTCGTCcgaaaaagttgaaaaattggATCCAATGTTACTGGCCCcgtttataagaaaattattgaaaatatcggGCAAAGAACCTCATCAGGAGGCAAGCAATGATTAG